The segment CATGGTCCTGGACATGGATGCCGGCGGCAGCGGGCCTGGCGAGGCCGGAGCTCAGCCGACCGGGTAGACCGTCACCGCCTGCTTGCGGAAATGGGTGGGGAAGGCGACCTTGAGCGCCTCGACCTTCGGCAGGTCGTTGTAGACGATATAGGGATAGTCCGGCTTCCGGGTCAGGAAGTCCTGGTGGTATTTCTCGGCGGGGAAGAAGCCGCGATAGAGCTCCACCTTGGTGACGATCGGCGTCTTCCACAGCTTCGCCGTGCCGAGCTGCGCGACATAGGCCTGGGCCACAGCCTGCTGCTGCTTCGTCGTCGGGAAGATCGCGGTGCGATATTGGGGACCGCGATCGGGACCCTGGCGGTTGAGCGTGGTCGGATCGGCCACCACCGCGAAATAGATGCGCAGCAAGGTGCCGTAGCTGATCCGCCGCGGATCATAGGTGATCTTGACCGCCTCGGCATGGCCGGTGGTGCCGGTGCCGACCGTCTCGTAATCGGCGGTCTGCGCGACCCCGCCCGAATAGCCCGACACCGCCGACGACACGCCGTCGACATGCTGGAACACGCCCTGGACGCCCCAGAAGCAGCCGCCCGCCAGCACGGCGGTTGCGGTCGCGCCCTGTTCCGCCGGATCGACGGCGGGCGCCGGAACCCGGACGATCGGACCGGGATCGACCCGCGGAGCCGGCGCGACGGCCGGGCTGCGGGTCGCCATCGTTCCGGCGGCGACGAGCAGCAGCACACCGGCGGAAATCCCGGCGATCAGCGGCCGGTTAGGACTGTCCGTCAAAAGGGCATCCTTTTTTCCATTCTGTGTCCATTATGTCACAGTTATGGGGAGCCGCAAAATGTTTATCAACTTTTTGCGGGCCTCAGGCGCCGGCGCGGGCATCCGCCCGCTTGGCTTTCCTCGCATAAGCTCGGGCGCGCATTCGCGCTTGCGGAGCCTTGCAGGCTCCGGCGGCGCGAACGGCCGCCGGAGGCAATCACCATCTTCCTACTTCAACTCCCCGCAGGCGGCCTGGATGCGCTGGCAGGCTTCGGTGAGGATCGCTTCCGACGTGGCGTAGCTCACCCGGAAGGCGGGCTCGAGGCCGAAGGCCGCGCCGTGGACCGCGGCGACGCGGTGGTCGTCGAGGAAATAGTCGATCAGGTCGGCGTCGTTGGCGATGACCTTGCCCGACGGGGTCTTGAGGCCGATCAGCCCCGACACGTCGGGATAGACGTAGAAGGCGCCTTCGGGGCGGGGGCAGTTGATGCCCTTCGCCTGGTTGAGCATCGAGACGACGAGGTCGCGGCGCTTCTGGAAGGCGGCGGCCCGCTCCTTGAGGAAGCTCTGGTCGCCCGAGAGCGCGGCGGTCGCCGCTGCCTGCGCGATCGAGCAGGGGTTGGAGGTCGACTGCGACTGCAGCTTCGCCATCGCCTTGATGAGCGGGGCCGGCCCGCCGGCGAAGCCGATCCGCCAGCCGGTCATCGAATAGGCCTTCGAGCAGCCGTTGATCGTCAGCGTTCGGTCGTACAGGTCCGGCGCGACCTGCGCGATCGTGGCGAATTCGAAGCCGTCGTAGAGGATGTGCTCATACATGTCGTCGGTCATGACCCAGACATGCGGATGGCGGCGCAGCACCTCGGCGATCGCCTTGAGCTCGTCGGCCGAATAGGCGGCGCCCGACGGGTTGGACGGCGAGTTGAGCAGCACCCACTTGGTCTGCGGCGTGATCGCCGCGTCGATCTGCTCGGGCGTCACCTTGTAGTTCTTGTCGGCGCCGGCCTTGATGAACACCGGCGTGCCGCCCGCGAACTGGACGATGTCGGGATAGCTGACCCAATAGGGCGCCGGGATGATCACCTCGTCGCCGGCCGAGACGGTGGCGACCAGCGCGTTGAACAGCGTGTGCTTGCCGCCGACGTTGACGCTGATCTGCGACGCTTCGTAGGTCAGGCCGTTGTCGCGCTTGAACTTGGCGGCGATCGCGGCCTTCAGCTCGGCGGTGCCGTCGACGTTGGTGTATTTGGTCTGGCCCTTGCGGATCGCCTCGATCGCGGCTTCCTTGACGAACTCGGGCGTGTCGAAGTCGGGCTCGCCCGCCGACAGGCCGATCACGTTGATCCCCTTCGCCTTCAGCTCGAGGACGCGGCTCGACATGGCGAGCGTGGGCGAGGGCGAGATGCGGTTGAGGGCAGGGGCGATGAGGCTCATGGCGCGGCGCTTTCCTGATTGGGACGGTTGGGAAACGCGCGCGCTATAGGGGAGAGGAACCGAAGCCTCAACCATGAGCTTGAGCCTTGTCCGGGGCGGAGGGCCCCGAAAGCCGATCAGCCGCGCGCCGTCGCCGGCCGGGCGGCGATCAGGCCGCGCAGCGAATTGCCGATGAAGAAGCCGCCGTCGAGGTCGGCGTGGCGGAGGTCGCCCTCGATCGCCTCGCCCTCGTCGAGCAGGCGCGCGCGCAGGACGCCGGGCAGCAGCGATCCGCCGCGCGGCGTGACCAGCCGGCCGTCGCGCGGCACGAAGAGGCTGGTGAAGCTGCCCTCGGTCAGCAGCCCGCCGGGCGTCACGAACAGCACCTCGAAGGTCCCGGCCCGATGGCGGGCCTCGTCGAGGAAGGCGCGGTCGCTGGTCTTGTGGCGCAGGCGCGGGTCGGACGCGGCGACCGGCAGCGGCACGATCGCGACGTCGACCGGCTCGGCGGGCCGTTCCGGGATCGTGCGGACCTCGATCGACAGCGCGCCGCTCGGCGCCAGCATCAGCCGGACGCGGGCGTCGTTGGTCAGGCGGAAGGTCGAGGCCTGGAGGTCGTTGCGGCAGTCATGGCGGTTGAAGGCGAAGCCCAGCGCATCAGCACTCGCCTTCATCCGGGCGAGATGGCGTTCCAGCTCGACGAAACCGTCGAGCGCCTCGAACCGCATCGTCTCGATCAGATCGAACGACCCTGTCGTCATCGCGACCGCACGCCCCTGTTCACCACGCCCCTGCTCACAATGCCACGCCCCAGATACGTCGCCGCCCGTCCGCTGGTTTCGAGTCGGCAACGATGGCCAGTCTATCCGCAAGCCATCGATTCGCCTCGGAAATTTTGCGCGAGGATCAGCCTGCCGATCATGCGGGCGGGACGGGCGTCTTGCAATGGCGCGCGCCAGCGATCATCTCGGCCGCATGACCAGCCCCGCCATGCCGCCGCTCAAGGCCGCGATCATCCCCGTCACCGCCTTCCAGCAGAACTGCACCCTCATCTGGTGCACGGCCACGATGAAAGGCGCCTTCGTCGATGCCGGCGGCGATCTCGAACGGCTCAAGGCGGCTGCGGCCGAACATGGCGTGACGATCGAGAAGCTGCTCGTCACCCATGGCCATATCGACCATTGCGGCGGCACCGGCATCCTGGCCGAGCAGCTCGGCGTGCCGATCGAGGGGCCGCATCCGGAGGATCGCTTCTGGATAGCGCGGCTGGGCGACGACGGGCGCGGCTACGGGATCGAGGGCCGGCCGTTCGAGCCCGACCGCTGGCTCGACGACGGCGACCAGGTGACGGTGGGCGACCTCGTGCTCGACGTCATCCACTGCCCGGGCCACACGCCGGGCCATGTCGTCTTTCATCATGCGCCGTCGAACCTGGCGCTGGTCGGCGACGTGCTGTTCCAGGGATCGATCGGCCGCACCGATTTCCCGCGCGGCAACCATGGCGACCTGATCGCCTCGATCACGAAGAAGCTGTGGCCGCTCGGCGGCGAGACGGCGTTCGTGCCGGGGCACGGGCCGATGTCGACCTTCGCCCACGAACGGGCGACCAACCCGTTCGTGGGGGACCGGGCGGTTGGGGGATGAGGTTTAGGCTTTAGGTTTGTTTAGCCCTCAAGCGCCGGGCGCCGGGCATCCGCCCGGCTTGGCTTTCCTCGCATAAGCTCGGGCGCGCGTTCGCGCTTGCGGAGCCCTGACGGGCTCCGACGATCAACTTGTGCAGTGAAACGGGACGCGCCAGCGTCGCGCAAGGCCGAACGGCCGCCCGAGCTCCGTGCTCGCCAGCGCCCCGCGCTGGCTGCGCCGTCGCTTATGCGAGGAAAGCCAAGCGCGCGGATGCGCATGCCGGCGCCTGAGGCTCAACCCATCAATGCCCCGCGCCGAGGCTGTCGCTGGTCACCGTGGTGATCACGCCGTCCCTGGTCGTATAGGGGATGGTCAGCGCGTAGATGGCGAGGCCGAGCAGCACGGCCCAGGTCGTCAGGATGCCGGCGGCGCGGAGCGGGTTGGCGGTCTGGCGGTCGAGCCCGAACGGGTGCAGCACCCGGCCGATGATGTAGATGATGCCGGCGCCCCACAGCCAGTGGTTGGTGCCGCGGGCGAACTCGATCAGCCCCATCAGGATCAGCACCAGCGGCGTATATTCGATGAAGTTGAGCTGGGCGCGCATCCGTGCGGACAGCAGCGCGTTGCCGCCGTCGCCGATCAGCACCTTGCCCTTGACCCGGACGGCGACGATCCGGATCGCCAGCCATAGGTTCAGGATCGCGGCGGCCCCGGCGATCGTCAGCGTGATGGGCAGGATCATCTTTCCCCCTCCTTGCAATGAGCTGCGTGCTTGGCAGGTCGCGGCGCTACTTGCAACGCGGAGCGAAATCGCTATAGGTCGCGCGCTCGCGGCGAGCCCGCCCCCCTTGGGGGTCCCGGGCGTTCGTCGCTTTATTTGTTTAGCTAGGAACAGGTGCCGACATGGCCGTCCCCAAGAGAAAAACCTCGCCCTCGCGGCGCAACATGCGTCGCAGCCATCACGCGCTGACCGCCGAGGCGTTCCAGGAATGCCCGAACTGCGGCGAGCTGAAGCGTCCGCATAACCTGTGCAACGCCTGCGGCCACTATAACGGTCGCGAAATCGTCTCGGTCGAGGCCTGACAAAAGGCCAAACGGGGGCATGAGCGTGGACGAGGCACCGCGAATCGCCATTGATGCGATGGGCGGTGATGGCGGCCCGGCGACGATCATCGCCGGCGCCGCGCAGGCGCGCGATCGCGATTCGTCCCTGCGCCTTACCTTCACCGGTGACGAGACGGTGATTCGCGCCGAAATGGCGCGTTTCCCGCAGCTCGCCGATTCGATCGTCGTCCATTGCGACGACGTCATCACCGGCGACGACAAGCCCAGCCAGGCGATCCGGCGCACCAAGAGCAGCTCGATGGGCGCCGCCATCCTCGCGGTGAAGGCCGGCGAGGCGGCGGCGGCGCTGTCGGCGGGCAACACCGGCGCGCTGATGGCGATCGCCAAGCTGTCGCTGAGGACGATGCACGGCATCGACCGGCCGGCGCTGGCCGCGCTGATGCCGACGCTCGGCGACAACGACCTGGTCATGCTCGACCTCGGCGCCAACACCGATTGCGACGCGCGCAACCTGGTCGAGTTCGCGGTGATGGGCGCCGCCTATTCGCGGCTCGCGCTCGGCATCGAATCGCCGCGCGTCCGCCTGCTCAACATCGGCACCGAGGAACTGAAGGGCACCGGCGAGCTCAAGGAAGCCGCCGCGATGCTCCGGCAGCAGACCGGCGGCGCCTGGCGCTTCGACGGCTTCATCGAGGCCGACCGGCTGGGCCGGGGCGAGGCCGACGTGATCGTCAGCGACGGTTTCTCCGGCAATATCGCGCTCAAGTCGATCGAGGGCACCGCCCGCTTCATCACCGACCTGCTGCGCCGCGCCTTCTCCAGCTCGCTGCGGTCGAAGGCGGGCTTCATCCTGTCGCGGCCGGCCTTCGCGCTGCTGCGCCACCATCTCGATCCGAACAATCACAACGGCGCGGTCTTCCTCGGCCTCAACGGCCTGGTGGTGAAGAGCCATGGCGGCGCCGACGAGAAGGGCATCGCCAACGCCATCGCGGTCGCGGCGAAGATCGCCCGCGAGGATCTGACCCGTCGGATCACCGACGATCTCGAGGATTTCCGCAGTCATGCGGTGCAGACGGAAGGGGTAGCGTGAGCGGACAGGCGATGCGGCGGGCCGTGGTGATCGGCACCGGATCGGCGCTTCCGCGCCGCCAGGTCAGCAATGCCGAGCTCGCCCGGACCGTGGACACCTCGGACGAGTGGATCGTCGAGCGGACCGGCATCCGCAACCGCTACGTCGCCGGCGAGGGCGAGACGACCTCGACCCTCGCGACCGAAGCCGCGCGCAAGGCGATCGAGGCGGCGGGGATCGCGCCGTCCGACATCGGGCTGATCATCCTGGCGACGGCGACGCCCGACCAGACCTTCCCCGCCTCGGCGACGATGGTCCAGGCGGCGCTCGGCATCGGCGATTGCGTGGCGTTCGACGTGCAGGCGGTCTGTTCGGGCTTCCTCTACGCGCTGTCGGTGGCCGACAGCATGATCCGCGGCGGCTCCGCCACCCACGCGCTGGTGATCGGCGCGGAGACGTTCAGCCGCATCCTCGACTGGGAGGACCGGACGACCTGCGTGCTGTTCGGCGACGGCGCCGGCGCGGTGGTGCTCAAGGCCGAGGAGGGCGGCGATCGCGGCGTGCTCGCGACCCGGCTCCACGCCGACGGCCGCCATAACCAGCTCCTCTATGTCGACGGCGGCCCGTCGACGACCCAGACCGTCGGCAAGCTCCGCATGAAGGGGCAGGAGGTGTTCCGCCACGCCGTCACCAACCTCGCCCAGGTGCTGCGCGAGGTGATGGGCGATGCCGGGCTGACCGTCGACGACATCGACTGGGTGGTGCCGCACCAGGCCAACCGGCGCATCCTCGACGCCACGGCGCGCAAGCTCGGCCTGCCCGCCGAGCGGGTGATCGTCACCGTCGACCAGCATGCCAATACCTCGGCCGCCTCGGTGCCGCTGGCGCTCGACGTCGCGGTTCGCGACGGGCGGATCAAGCCCGGCGATCTGCTGGTGCTCGAGGCGATGGGCGGCGGCTTCACCTGGGGCGCCGCGGCGATTCGCTATTGATATCGTCGTGCCCGGTCTTCGACCGGTCCCGAGCGGATATCGCTCAGGCGCCGCGCGGGCTTTGCCAGGCGGCGATGGGTCAGGATCATCGCCGCTTGGCATGAACCCTTTGGAATCGGCTTTGATTCGCCCTCCGGTCGCCGTAAGGTGTCCGATACTCAATGTGATTGGGGGGCTGTATGGCGTTGGATCGGGGGACTTTGACGCGAGCGGATCTGTCGGAGGAAGTGCATCGCGAGATCGGCCTGTCGCGCGCGGACTCCGCGGCGGTGGTCGAGCAGGTGCTGGAGCATATGTGCCTCGCGCTCGCCCGTGGCGAGAATGTGAAGATATCGGGCTTCGGGAGCTTCATCCTGCGGGAGAAGGGACAGCGGATCGGCCGCAATCCCAAGACCGGGGTCGAGGTGCCGATCGCGCCGCGCCGCGTGTTGACCTTCCGTGCCAGCCAGATGCTCCGTGATCGGATTGTTTCGGGTAATTAAGGCGTATTTTCAATGACTTCTGGCGGAGAGAAGGCCGAAGACGCATTCCGTACCATCGGGGAGCTTTCGGCCGAACTCGGCATCCAGCAGCATATCCTGCGCTATTGGGAAACGCGTTTTCCGCAGCTTCGTCCGCTCCAGCGGGCCGGGAATCGCCGCTATTACCGTCCCGCCGACGCGGCGCTGGTGCGGCGCATCCACAGCCTGCTCAACGAGCAGGGCTACACGATTCGCGGCGTCCAGAAGCTGCTGGCGCAGAAGGTTGCGCCCGCCGAGCAGGCGCCCGAGCCCGCCGCCCCGGCGCCGATCGCGCCGCAGCCGGTGCTGGTCGTGAACCAGTCGACCATCCCCTCGCCGGCGCGCGCCGAGTTGCAGGCGATTCGCGAATCGCTGGTCCAGGCGCTCGCGGCGGACATGGATTGAGCTGAGCGCCCGTTTTCCGAACCTTCATCGTCATCCCGGCGAAAGCCGGGATCTCCCTGCCTTGTCATGGCTTCGCGGCGCTGGGCGAAGAAAAGTGAGATCCCGGCTTTCGCCGGGATGACGGGGAGAGGACGTCAGTCCTGGTCCGGCCCCAGTCCGGGGTCGAGGTCCCGCGGCCGCACGAACAGCGACAGCAGGCCGCCATTGGGGCGGACGTCGTCCCAGCGTTCGACCGGGAAGCTGATCTCGGCGATGCTCGCGGTCGGGAATTTCTCCTCGACCTGGTCGCGCGCCGCGTCGTCGGGGCGGTCGGGGACCAGCATCAGCACCAGATCCTCGAGCCCCGGATTATGGCCGACCAGCAGCAGATTGTCGTAGCGGTCGTCGGCCTCCTGGACGACGTCGAGCAGCGACACCGCCGAGGCGAGGTAGACGCGCTTGTCCCAGGCGGGGGCGATCGTCTCGCCGGTCCCCTCGGCCAGATGCTCGATCGTCTCGACGCAGCGGGCGGCGGGCGAGGAGACGACATGGTCGAAATGCATGTCGTGATCGCGCAGATACTGGCCGATCCGGTGCGCGGCGCGCTTGCCGCGGCCGTTCAGCGGACGGTCGAAATCCCGCGCGACCGGATCGTCCCAGCCCGACTTGGCATGGCGCAACAGCGTCAGCTTCTTCACGATCCCCGGGCTCTCCTTCGGCATGATCCGGTGATGCCCGAAAGATGCGACGGAAGGAAGACCGCAGCGGCGCCCGATCGCGGCATGGGCCGGGACCGGGCGCCGTTCGGGCTCAGAAACGCCGGGTCACGGTGGCGAAGATGTTGCGCTCCGCCCCGATGAAGCAGTCGCCGCGCGACAGGCAGGCGGCATAATATTTCTTGTTGAACAGGTTGGTCGCGTTGATCGCGAACGACCAGTCGCGCCAGCTCACCTCCGCCAGCGCGTCGAACAGCGTGTAGGACGGGGTGCGGACGATCCTGGTGCTGGTGGCGCCGATCGTCCGCGAATAGTTGACGCCGACATAGCGGACGCCGCCGCCGAGGCGGAGGCTGGTGTCGGGATCGACGGCCAGGGTCTTGGTGCCCCAAAGCGACGCGCTCTTCTTCGGGACGTTGTCGAGCTGGACGCCGGTGTCGCTCGGTTCGGCCTTGTTGTAGCTGTAATTGGCGATGAGCTGGAAATTGCCGGGCAGGTCGCGGCTCGCCTCGACCTCGAAACCCTTCGAGGTCATCGTGCCGATCTGGGTCTGGCCCCGGATCGTGCCGCCGCTGCCGTCGTCGATGACGATCTCGACCGGGCGGTTGTGCTCGCGGATGTCATAGGCGGTCAGGGTGACGAGCGTCCGGGCGTCGGGGTGGAATTTGACGCCGCCCTCGAACTGCCGCCCGGTCTTCGCCTTGAACGGGTCGCCGGTGATCGTCGTGCCCGAGATCGGCTCGAAGGATTCGGTGTAGCTGAAGAAGGGCGACACGCCCTTGACGATCTCGGCGATGATGCCGGCGCGGAAGGTGGTGGCGTTCTCCTTCTCCGCCGGGGAGCCCGCCGCCTTGGTGCGGACATGGTCGCGCCGCCCGCCGACGACGATCGACACGCGGTCCCACAGCCGGACCTGGTCCTGGATATAGACGCCGATCTGCTTCTGGCGGGTGTCCTCGCTGGAGGTGAAGGCGGTCGGCAGGCCGCCGCCGAAGTTCGACAGCGCGGCATAATCGATGTCGTAGATGTCGATGAACTCATAGTCGAAGCCGCCGGTCTTGCGGACGCGGTTCCAGCTATAGTCGATGCCGGCCAGCACCAGATGCTCGATGCCGGCGCCGGTGTCGAACTTGAACTGGATGTTGTTGTCGGTGGAGAAGATGTTCATCCGCGCATAGCTGCCGTCGGCATAGAGGCCGATGATCCGCTTGGCGGGATCGAGATAGGGATCGTCCGGATTGGCGTAGCTGTCCGGATAATGGGTCAGATAGGTGACGTCGCTGTCGATATAGCGCGCCTTGAGGCTGAGCTTCACCTGGTCGTTCAGGCGATGCTCGACGATGCCGGTGCCTTGCAGCAGGCGGCCGTCATAGCGGTCCCAGCCCGGCTTGCCGATGAACAGGCCGTTGCCGAGCTTGCCGTTCGGGTTCGGGTAGAGCGTGCCGACCAGCGGCAGGAACTGCGCGGTCGAGCCGCCGTCATCCTCCTGGTAGAGGCCGAGCAGGGTGACGTCGGTGTCCTCGCCCGGCTGCCAGCGCAGCGACGGCGACACCATCACCCGGTCGTCGGGGACATGGTCGGTCTGGGTATCGGCGTCGCGGACGCGGGCGACGATGCGGGCGGCGAGGCCGTCGGTCAGCGGCCCGGTCAGGTCGGCGAGCGCCTCCTTGCGGTCGAACGATCCGTAGCGCAGCGAGACCTCGCCCGCCGTCTGGAACTCGGGCACCTTGGAGGCGAGGTTGATCAGCCCGCCGATCGAGCCCTGCCCGAACAGCACCGAGGCCGGGCCGCGCACCACGTCGACGCGGGAGAAGTTGTACGGGTCGGCGCGGATGCTGGCATAATAGCTGAAGATGTCGCGCATGCCGTCGCGGAACTGGAGCGCGTCGATGCCGCGGATGAAGGCGCCGTCGACCCGGCTGTCGGGGCCATAGGGATTGGCGATCACGCCCGAGACGTAGCGCAGCGTGTCGGAGACCGAGAGCGCGCCCTGCGCCAGGTAGACGTCGTCGGTGACGACGGTCAGCGCCTGCGGCGTCTGGGTCAGCGGCGTGTCGGTCTTGGTGCCGCTGTTGGTGCGTTCGAGCAGGCCGGTGACGATGATCTGCTGGCTGGCGTCGGCGGCATCGGCGTCCGCGTCGGCGGCGTCGGCGGCATGGGCCGCGATCGGCAGCAGGGCGGTGGTCGCGACGAGCGCGAGGCGCAGGGCGAGGCTGGGACGATTCATGGTGACGGGCTCCGGGATCAGAAGCTGCGGGTGAGCGAGAGGCGCCAGTTGCGCGGTTCGCCCGGCGTGACGCGGTCGACGCAGCAGGCGTCGGGGAAGTAGCGCTTGTCGAACAGGTTGTTGACGTTGAGGCGGACGCCCCACGGCCCGAAGCGGTAGGAGATGCCGGCGTCGACCAGCGCATAGCTGGGCAGCGTGAAGGCCGCGATCGGATCGGGCACGCCGTCGCCGTTGACATCCTCGGGATAGTTCGCCCCGATCTTGTCGCTGTTGTACTGGAAGGCGAGGTTCAGCCCGAGGCCGGCGAGCGGCCCCTGCGGCACGACATATTCGCCGAACAGGTTGAGGTTGTGCCTGGGCACGTTCTGCAACCGCGCGCCGACCGGGAGGAGGTTGTCCCTGGTGATCTTGGCGTCGAGATAGGCATAGGCGATCGACAGCGTCCAGGCCGGGGTCGGCCGCCAGGTCGCCTCGACCTCGACGCCGCGGCTGCGCTGCTCGCCCGTGCTGATGAAGAAGAAGGGGTTGGCCGGGTCTTCGGTCGCGACGTTCTGCCGGGTCAGCTCGAAGATCGAGACCATGCCGGTCAGCCGGCTGTCGGGGCTCTGGACCTTGATGCCGGTCTCGATGTTGCGGCCGGTCTCGGGCGGCAGGGCGTCGCCGGCGACGGTGAAGGAGCCGGCCTGCGGCACGAAGGATTTCGACCAGCTCGCATAGAGCGACGCGCCGGGCAGGACGACGTAGGTCGCGCCGACGCGCGGGCTGAACTTGTGGTCCTTCACGCCGCCGTCGCTGTGCGCCCAGTCATAGCGGCCGCCCAGGGTCAGCGTCGCGCGCTCGCCGAAGCGGACATGGTCCTGGATGTAGAGGCCGGTCTGGTCGGACTTGCCGCCGCCGCCATAGGCGGCCGCCGGATCGTGGACGAAGGGTCGATCATAGTCGGGGGCGAGGATGTCGAGCGGGTTGGCGCTCGGATCGAAATTGCCGCCGTCATCGGCGAAGCGGCTGCGGTTCCGGCGATAGTCGAGGCCGACCAATATCTCGTGGCTGACCGGGCCGGTCTCGACCCTCAGCGTGAAATGGCCGTCGGTGGAGAGGTCCTTGTCGCGCTGGCGGAACGGGCCGTAGACGTAGCGGCCGGCGACATGCCCCTGCTGGACGCCGTCGACCACCGCGCCGTCGACGAAGCCGGCCCAGAAGATCCAGTTGTTCCAATAGACCTTGCGGTCCGTGTAGCGCAGCGTCTGGTCGAAGGAGAGCGCGTCCGAGAAGCGGTGCTTGAAGGCGTAGCCGAGATGATAATAGCGCTGGTTGTGGATCGCCTTCGAATCCTTGCCGTTGATGGTGAAGTCGATCGGCAGCTTGCCATGCGCGCTCGGCAGCACCGTCCCCCAGGCGGAGACCGGCGACCAGGGCGAGTCATGGTTGCGCTCGTAGCGGGTGAGCAGGGTCAGCTCGCTGTCCTCGCCCATCCGCCAGGTCAGCGCCGGGGCGATGTGGATGCGGTTCTTGTCGGCGAAGCGGACGAAGTCGTTGCTGTCGCGATAGACTAGGTTGAGCCGCGCGAGCAGGGTGCCCGCCGCGTCGAGCCGCATGTTGGCGTCGACCGTCCCCTCGACCAGATTGTAGGAGCCGGTGGCGAGGCCGACATCGACGAAGTCGTCGTCGCGCGGCCGCTTGCTGACCAGGTTGATGATGCCGCCGAGCGGCGCCGATCCGAACAGCATCGACGCCGGGCCCTTCACCACCTCGATCTGTTCGAGGCCGGCGAGCTCGTTGTTCGATCCGGCGACGTTCTGGCTGATCAGCCCGTCGAGGTAGACGCTGCCATAGGCCGCGTCGAAGCCGCGGATCTGATAGGCGTCATAATAGCCATAGGTGCTGCTGCGCGAGACGCCGGCGACGCCGCGCAGCGCCTCGGCGAGGCGGACGACGCCGCGCGCCTTGAGCTGCTCGGTCGAGATGATCGAGATCGCCTGGGGCGTCTCGATCAGCGGCACGTCGGATTTGCCGGCGTTGGGCGCGGCCTTCATCTGCTGGCCCAGGACGATGATGTCGTCGCGGTTCGGCGCGGCGTCCGCATCGGCATCGGCCGCGAAGGCCGGCATGGCGAGGGCGGAGCCCATCAGCGCGGCGAGTATCTTGTTGTTGAACGACATGCGCTTTCCCCAATTCGTCGCTGCCGGTGTTCCCGGCCGTCGGGCGGCTGGCTAATGCGAATCAAACGCAATAGCAATCCACTTGCGCATTGGGCTTGTAACTAATATCGAGTCGCAACAGCAGAATTTCGAACGCGTGGCAGGGCCGCCGTCGAACGGAGGCAAGGGTCGTCAATGTCGCCCAGAA is part of the Rhizorhabdus wittichii RW1 genome and harbors:
- a CDS encoding peptide methionine sulfoxide reductase (TIGRFAM: peptide methionine sulfoxide reductase~PFAM: Methionine sulfoxide reductase A) translates to MTDSPNRPLIAGISAGVLLLVAAGTMATRSPAVAPAPRVDPGPIVRVPAPAVDPAEQGATATAVLAGGCFWGVQGVFQHVDGVSSAVSGYSGGVAQTADYETVGTGTTGHAEAVKITYDPRRISYGTLLRIYFAVVADPTTLNRQGPDRGPQYRTAIFPTTKQQQAVAQAYVAQLGTAKLWKTPIVTKVELYRGFFPAEKYHQDFLTRKPDYPYIVYNDLPKVEALKVAFPTHFRKQAVTVYPVG
- a CDS encoding LSU ribosomal protein L32P (TIGRFAM: ribosomal protein L32~PFAM: ribosomal L32p protein); this encodes MAVPKRKTSPSRRNMRRSHHALTAEAFQECPNCGELKRPHNLCNACGHYNGREIVSVEA
- a CDS encoding beta-lactamase domain protein (PFAM: beta-lactamase domain protein), which gives rise to MKKPPSRSAWRRSPSIASPSSSRRARRTPGSSDPPRGVTSRPSRGTKRLVKLPSVSSPPGVTNSTSKVPARWRASSRKARSLVLWRRRGSDAATGSGTIATSTGSAGRSGIVRTSIDSAPLGASISRTRASLVRRKVEAWRSLRQSWRLKAKPSASALAFIRARWRSSSTKPSSASNRIVSIRSNDPVVIATARPCSPRPCSQCHAPDTSPPVRWFRVGNDGQSIRKPSIRLGNFARGSACRSCGRDGRLAMARASDHLGRMTSPAMPPLKAAIIPVTAFQQNCTLIWCTATMKGAFVDAGGDLERLKAAAAEHGVTIEKLLVTHGHIDHCGGTGILAEQLGVPIEGPHPEDRFWIARLGDDGRGYGIEGRPFEPDRWLDDGDQVTVGDLVLDVIHCPGHTPGHVVFHHAPSNLALVGDVLFQGSIGRTDFPRGNHGDLIASITKKLWPLGGETAFVPGHGPMSTFAHERATNPFVGDRAVGG
- a CDS encoding aminotransferase (PFAM: aminotransferase, class I and II) gives rise to the protein MSLIAPALNRISPSPTLAMSSRVLELKAKGINVIGLSAGEPDFDTPEFVKEAAIEAIRKGQTKYTNVDGTAELKAAIAAKFKRDNGLTYEASQISVNVGGKHTLFNALVATVSAGDEVIIPAPYWVSYPDIVQFAGGTPVFIKAGADKNYKVTPEQIDAAITPQTKWVLLNSPSNPSGAAYSADELKAIAEVLRRHPHVWVMTDDMYEHILYDGFEFATIAQVAPDLYDRTLTINGCSKAYSMTGWRIGFAGGPAPLIKAMAKLQSQSTSNPCSIAQAAATAALSGDQSFLKERAAAFQKRRDLVVSMLNQAKGINCPRPEGAFYVYPDVSGLIGLKTPSGKVIANDADLIDYFLDDHRVAAVHGAAFGLEPAFRVSYATSEAILTEACQRIQAACGELK
- a CDS encoding phosphate:acyl-[acyl carrier protein] acyltransferase (TIGRFAM: fatty acid/phospholipid synthesis protein PlsX~PFAM: fatty acid synthesis plsX protein), with protein sequence MDEAPRIAIDAMGGDGGPATIIAGAAQARDRDSSLRLTFTGDETVIRAEMARFPQLADSIVVHCDDVITGDDKPSQAIRRTKSSSMGAAILAVKAGEAAAALSAGNTGALMAIAKLSLRTMHGIDRPALAALMPTLGDNDLVMLDLGANTDCDARNLVEFAVMGAAYSRLALGIESPRVRLLNIGTEELKGTGELKEAAAMLRQQTGGAWRFDGFIEADRLGRGEADVIVSDGFSGNIALKSIEGTARFITDLLRRAFSSSLRSKAGFILSRPAFALLRHHLDPNNHNGAVFLGLNGLVVKSHGGADEKGIANAIAVAAKIAREDLTRRITDDLEDFRSHAVQTEGVA
- a CDS encoding 3-oxoacyl-[acyl-carrier-protein] synthase III (TIGRFAM: 3-oxoacyl-(acyl-carrier-protein) synthase III~PFAM: 3-Oxoacyl-[acyl-carrier-protein (ACP)] synthase III C terminal domain protein; 3-Oxoacyl-[acyl-carrier-protein (ACP)] synthase III), with the translated sequence MRRAVVIGTGSALPRRQVSNAELARTVDTSDEWIVERTGIRNRYVAGEGETTSTLATEAARKAIEAAGIAPSDIGLIILATATPDQTFPASATMVQAALGIGDCVAFDVQAVCSGFLYALSVADSMIRGGSATHALVIGAETFSRILDWEDRTTCVLFGDGAGAVVLKAEEGGDRGVLATRLHADGRHNQLLYVDGGPSTTQTVGKLRMKGQEVFRHAVTNLAQVLREVMGDAGLTVDDIDWVVPHQANRRILDATARKLGLPAERVIVTVDQHANTSAASVPLALDVAVRDGRIKPGDLLVLEAMGGGFTWGAAAIRY
- a CDS encoding Uncharacterized relative of glutathione S-transferase MAPEG superfamily-like protein, whose translation is MILPITLTIAGAAAILNLWLAIRIVAVRVKGKVLIGDGGNALLSARMRAQLNFIEYTPLVLILMGLIEFARGTNHWLWGAGIIYIIGRVLHPFGLDRQTANPLRAAGILTTWAVLLGLAIYALTIPYTTRDGVITTVTSDSLGAGH